One Candidatus Omnitrophota bacterium genomic region harbors:
- the yajC gene encoding preprotein translocase subunit YajC produces the protein MEQQGANAIASFLPLILIFVVFYFLLIRPQQKQKKDHAEMVKNLAKNDEVVTSGGIHGTIVNVKETSVVLRVDDSAKIEVDKYAIAYTTKKRTGEEK, from the coding sequence ATGGAACAGCAAGGCGCAAACGCGATAGCAAGTTTTTTACCACTGATCCTCATATTTGTGGTATTTTATTTTCTGCTCATAAGACCCCAGCAGAAACAGAAGAAAGACCACGCGGAGATGGTAAAGAACCTCGCCAAGAACGATGAGGTCGTCACAAGCGGCGGGATACACGGCACAATAGTCAACGTAAAGGAGACATCCGTGGTCCTCCGGGTTGACGATAGCGCGAAGATAGAAGTTGATAAATACGCGATAGCTTATACGACAAAGAAGAGGACAGGAGAGGAGAAATGA